One Bacillus sp. 1780r2a1 DNA segment encodes these proteins:
- the fbpA gene encoding Fur-regulated basic protein FbpA — MQSYEQHLETQRERVLHQLINYGCYKAKDGRHLYELSMLELKKMYTEIQKQRINSVLGER; from the coding sequence ATGCAATCCTATGAACAACACCTAGAAACCCAGCGTGAACGAGTACTACATCAGCTCATTAATTACGGATGCTACAAAGCAAAAGATGGTCGGCACTTATATGAGCTTTCTATGCTGGAATTAAAAAAGATGTACACAGAAATTCAAAAGCAACGTATCAACTCCGTACTAGGAGAGCGCTAA
- a CDS encoding MATE family efflux transporter, with amino-acid sequence MKQYNFTEGSILKQLIFFSTPVLLTNLLQVSYQFIDSLWVGNLLGSDALGAIAVSGTVIFTILSFIIGINNASLTILSQQKGNDDEEGLSRYLNAFVVILSALAILLGVIGFLSSETILKLLGTPETMLVDATTYLQINFVGILFLFGYNFIGTVLRAVGDSKTPLRFVFISVILNAVLDPIFIWTFDLGIAGAAYATVLSQGFAFIYGIIYILKKKLVPFSRPALPKREETVLIFKLGIPSGLQMTVISAGVMAIMSVVTSFGNDAVAGFGAAQRLDSILMLPAMALGTSVSSMAGQNIGAGKWSRVNQIGLYGVIYNFAIMMLVAVVIFFLAEWATRLFIEDEGAVAFGTHYLKVVAFFYPFLGINFILNGVVRASGAMFAILVLNIVSFWVLRYPLTYLFAKWLGETGIGLGMGTSFVISSIIAFVYYKYGKWDQKQIFASK; translated from the coding sequence ATGAAGCAATACAATTTTACTGAAGGCTCAATCTTAAAGCAGCTCATTTTCTTTTCAACGCCAGTTCTACTAACGAACTTGCTTCAGGTGTCTTATCAGTTCATAGATAGTCTATGGGTTGGTAATTTGTTAGGATCAGATGCTTTAGGAGCTATTGCGGTTTCAGGTACCGTTATTTTTACGATCTTATCATTTATTATTGGAATTAATAATGCCAGCTTAACGATTTTATCTCAGCAAAAAGGAAACGATGATGAAGAAGGGCTATCTCGTTATTTAAATGCGTTTGTTGTGATATTATCAGCTTTAGCAATCTTACTTGGCGTCATTGGCTTTTTAAGCTCAGAGACAATCTTGAAGTTACTGGGCACTCCTGAAACAATGCTTGTCGACGCTACAACATACTTACAAATTAACTTTGTCGGAATTTTATTTTTGTTCGGGTACAACTTTATCGGTACTGTACTACGAGCAGTAGGAGATAGTAAAACCCCGCTGCGGTTTGTGTTTATCTCGGTTATTTTAAATGCTGTGCTTGATCCAATCTTTATCTGGACGTTTGATTTAGGTATTGCAGGAGCTGCGTATGCAACTGTTTTATCTCAGGGCTTTGCATTCATTTACGGCATCATTTATATTCTTAAAAAGAAGCTTGTACCGTTTTCACGTCCTGCTCTGCCAAAGAGGGAAGAAACAGTGCTTATTTTCAAGCTTGGTATTCCGTCAGGTTTACAAATGACGGTTATTTCAGCTGGTGTTATGGCAATTATGAGCGTCGTTACATCCTTTGGAAACGATGCAGTTGCAGGATTTGGCGCAGCTCAACGCTTAGATAGTATTCTTATGCTTCCAGCGATGGCGCTTGGAACCTCTGTGAGTAGTATGGCAGGGCAAAACATTGGTGCAGGAAAGTGGAGTCGAGTGAATCAAATTGGCCTATATGGAGTTATATATAACTTTGCAATAATGATGCTTGTAGCTGTGGTTATCTTTTTCTTAGCAGAGTGGGCGACTCGTCTATTTATTGAAGACGAAGGAGCCGTGGCGTTTGGTACACATTACTTAAAGGTTGTCGCTTTCTTTTATCCGTTTCTTGGTATTAACTTCATTCTAAATGGAGTTGTAAGAGCATCAGGAGCGATGTTTGCGATTCTTGTGTTAAATATTGTTTCTTTTTGGGTACTGCGTTATCCACTCACTTATTTATTCGCTAAGTGGCTAGGTGAAACGGGCATCGGACTTGGCATGGGTACAAGTTTTGTAATAAGCAGCATTATCGCATTTGTTTATTACAAATATGGAAAGTGGGATCAAAAACAAATTTTTGCTTCTAAATAA
- a CDS encoding pirin family protein, translating to MDYGKRKVFQRDVKDSWYVEFNTKRYPHIQQGWVLPPERQAEFDPFILMADDWFKRGTFSDHPHRGFQTITYVIDGRLEHIDNHGGHSILDAGDVQYMNAGWSARHAEEAVDNDLIHTLQLWLNLPKSLKHTEAAYQNIYLENAPVVPFKGGRIRVYSGEIAGVKGPLNSLVPVTMTEIYLDKDATYSHILPGNHNAFLYVLAGEIEVGESKTVLGKTGVATLTFNEDENELRKSVLNLRAKSRSRILVYSGEPIRENVVARGPFVMNTKEEIHQAFEDFQNGLFGPPAVR from the coding sequence ATGGACTATGGCAAAAGGAAGGTATTTCAAAGAGATGTAAAAGATAGCTGGTATGTTGAATTTAACACGAAAAGATACCCTCACATACAACAGGGGTGGGTTTTACCACCTGAACGACAGGCAGAGTTTGACCCTTTTATATTAATGGCAGATGATTGGTTTAAAAGAGGAACATTTTCTGATCATCCTCATCGTGGTTTTCAAACAATAACTTACGTTATAGATGGAAGGTTGGAACATATTGATAATCATGGTGGACATTCTATTCTAGATGCTGGCGATGTTCAATATATGAATGCTGGCTGGTCAGCTAGACACGCAGAAGAAGCTGTAGATAATGACCTTATTCATACATTACAACTTTGGTTAAACTTACCTAAATCACTAAAGCATACAGAAGCTGCATATCAAAATATCTACTTAGAAAATGCTCCAGTTGTACCTTTTAAAGGTGGAAGAATTCGAGTTTATTCAGGTGAAATTGCAGGTGTAAAAGGGCCTTTAAATAGTTTAGTACCTGTTACAATGACAGAAATTTATTTAGATAAGGATGCAACCTACTCTCACATTTTACCCGGTAATCATAATGCCTTTTTATATGTCTTAGCAGGTGAAATAGAAGTTGGAGAAAGTAAAACAGTTCTAGGTAAAACCGGAGTCGCTACTCTTACATTTAATGAAGATGAAAACGAATTACGTAAAAGTGTTCTAAACCTCAGAGCAAAATCAAGATCAAGAATATTAGTTTATTCTGGGGAACCGATTCGTGAAAATGTTGTAGCACGTGGACCTTTTGTTATGAATACAAAGGAAGAAATACATCAAGCGTTTGAAGATTTTCAAAACGGCTTGTTTGGACCACCAGCTGTACGTTAA
- a CDS encoding DUF2971 domain-containing protein, giving the protein MDLDYKEKASHHAMGFESSYDYYDEQYKINDNPTVWRYMNADHFESLLSTKSLFFTKPTAFLDPLSTNYTMWNMRDVNKSTFANTEDLKSYLKNIYEFSALSSWHINEHESAGMWDLFLKSQDGIAIRTTYDRLLGSIKDLRYKVFARKVQYIDFAKEQVSENIFDTLFYKRKSYSYENELRLLIIASRIDAWKSQQLFIKEEIYAGEWQSRMDALKERSFAFSHLHGNLVRCDLAHLLTEVYVSPKSSPAFVQKIKALLSDHGLAYKDVIQSDLAKDYIY; this is encoded by the coding sequence ATGGATCTAGATTATAAAGAAAAAGCATCGCATCATGCGATGGGATTTGAATCAAGCTACGACTATTATGATGAACAGTACAAGATTAACGACAATCCAACTGTTTGGCGCTATATGAATGCAGATCATTTTGAGTCCTTGCTATCTACAAAGTCACTATTTTTTACAAAGCCTACTGCGTTTCTAGATCCACTTTCTACGAACTACACGATGTGGAATATGCGCGATGTTAATAAATCCACGTTTGCAAATACTGAAGATTTAAAAAGCTACCTTAAAAATATCTATGAATTTTCCGCATTGTCCTCTTGGCATATAAATGAGCATGAATCAGCAGGCATGTGGGATTTGTTTTTAAAGTCTCAAGATGGCATTGCCATTCGTACGACATATGATCGACTATTAGGAAGCATTAAGGATTTGCGTTACAAAGTTTTTGCACGTAAAGTTCAGTATATTGACTTTGCTAAAGAACAAGTAAGTGAAAACATCTTTGATACCCTTTTTTATAAGCGGAAATCGTACAGCTATGAAAACGAACTGCGTCTGCTTATTATCGCAAGTCGTATTGACGCATGGAAGAGCCAGCAGCTATTTATTAAAGAAGAGATTTATGCTGGGGAATGGCAATCGCGTATGGACGCTTTAAAAGAAAGATCTTTTGCATTTTCGCATCTGCACGGAAATCTTGTACGCTGTGACCTTGCTCATTTACTTACAGAGGTATACGTATCACCCAAGAGTTCTCCTGCTTTTGTTCAAAAAATAAAAGCGTTATTAAGCGATCACGGCTTAGCTTATAAGGATGTTATTCAGTCTGATTTAGCAAAAGACTATATATATTAA
- a CDS encoding N-acetylmuramoyl-L-alanine amidase has protein sequence MKKIYLDAGHGGTDSGAVGNGLLEKNLVLKLQQYMISFLNANFADFTLQTTRTTDTFLSLSERASKANAWGADVFMSIHVNAGGGTGYEDYIYNGSVSSATINYRNRVHEQVVPVLSAYNHTNRGKKAANFAVLRLTNMPAVLTEIAFIDTTKDANLLKNEAFLQAIANAYARGIAVYLNLPVRQSTVYTIQAGDTFYKIATMYNITVEALQNANPGVNPTTLQIGQEIYVPVRTYIVKAGDTLYKIAGMYNVTVQQIQAVNPGIDPSALQIGQQIRIPS, from the coding sequence ATGAAAAAGATTTATCTTGATGCCGGCCATGGCGGCACGGACTCAGGTGCAGTCGGTAATGGCTTATTAGAAAAAAATCTTGTTTTAAAGCTTCAGCAATACATGATTAGCTTTTTAAACGCAAACTTTGCTGATTTTACACTCCAAACTACGCGAACAACGGATACGTTTTTAAGTTTGTCAGAACGTGCTTCTAAAGCGAATGCTTGGGGAGCCGATGTATTCATGTCTATTCACGTAAACGCTGGTGGTGGTACAGGTTATGAGGATTACATTTATAATGGATCCGTCAGCTCAGCAACTATTAACTATCGCAATCGCGTTCATGAGCAGGTAGTTCCTGTATTATCAGCATACAATCATACAAACCGAGGCAAAAAAGCGGCAAACTTTGCGGTTTTACGCTTAACAAATATGCCAGCTGTTTTAACTGAAATTGCGTTTATTGATACGACTAAGGATGCGAACCTTCTAAAAAACGAAGCCTTCTTACAAGCAATAGCAAATGCATATGCAAGAGGAATTGCAGTGTATTTAAATTTACCAGTTCGCCAATCAACAGTTTATACAATTCAAGCAGGGGATACATTCTATAAAATTGCAACTATGTATAACATTACTGTTGAAGCACTGCAAAATGCCAATCCTGGTGTTAACCCAACTACTCTACAAATTGGGCAGGAAATCTATGTTCCTGTGCGCACATATATAGTAAAAGCAGGAGATACACTGTATAAAATCGCAGGGATGTATAACGTAACGGTCCAACAAATTCAAGCAGTAAATCCGGGCATTGACCCATCAGCGCTTCAAATTGGGCAACAAATTAGGATTCCTTCATAA
- a CDS encoding LysE family transporter, whose translation MEAIFHGVLLALGLILPLGVQNVFIFSQGATQTQFVRALPATITAAVCDTLLILLAIFGLSAIVFQFEWIRVALMSGGSLFLLYMGYTIWTSVPKADGNYHVLTTREQTLFALSVSLLNPHAILDTIGVIGTSALKYSGAEQALFTGACIAVSWLWFISLTFAGRVIGKIDHTGGFMKLLNKLSALFIWGTAVYLIIGIF comes from the coding sequence ATGGAAGCTATTTTTCATGGAGTTCTTTTAGCATTAGGTCTTATTTTACCTTTAGGCGTGCAAAACGTATTTATTTTCTCTCAAGGAGCTACGCAAACGCAATTTGTCCGAGCGTTACCGGCAACGATTACAGCTGCAGTATGTGATACGTTGCTAATTTTATTAGCTATCTTTGGATTATCTGCTATTGTATTTCAGTTTGAGTGGATTCGAGTTGCTTTAATGAGTGGAGGTAGCTTATTTCTACTATATATGGGTTACACTATTTGGACGTCTGTACCAAAAGCAGATGGGAATTATCACGTATTAACAACTCGTGAGCAAACTTTATTCGCTTTATCGGTTTCTTTACTCAACCCGCACGCAATTTTAGATACGATTGGTGTAATTGGAACAAGCGCACTAAAATATAGCGGTGCAGAACAAGCCTTGTTTACGGGAGCTTGTATTGCCGTATCGTGGCTGTGGTTTATCAGCCTTACGTTTGCTGGAAGGGTGATAGGGAAAATTGACCATACAGGTGGTTTTATGAAGCTGCTAAATAAATTATCTGCTTTGTTTATATGGGGAACTGCTGTTTATTTAATAATAGGAATCTTTTAG
- a CDS encoding glucose-6-phosphate isomerase, with product MTISFNYSNAKPFMQQKEIDSLSQFVQVAHSMLHEKTGPGSDFLGWVDLPITYNREEFSRIKEAAKRIRSNSDALVVIGIGGSYLGSRAAIEALSHTFHNQMGDSTQIYFAGQNISSTYVSHLLELLEGKDISINVISKSGTTTEPAIAFRIFRDYMEKKYGKEAARKRIYVTTDQANGALKKLSDEEGYETFVIPNNVGGRYSILTAVGLLPIATAGLNIDKMMDGAASAAKKYNNPDILTNESYQYAAVRNVLYRKGKLIELLVNYEPSLHYVSEWWKQLFGESEGKDQKGLFPASVDFTTDLHSMGQYVQEGRRDLFETVVQVKKARIELTIEKDPSNIDGLNFLAGKTMDEVNKKAFEGTVLAHVDGNIPNLVVELDELNEFTFGEMVYFFEKACAISGLLLGVNPFDQPGVEAYKKNMFALLGKPGFEKEKSELIRRLSK from the coding sequence ATGACGATTTCTTTCAATTATTCGAATGCAAAACCTTTTATGCAACAAAAAGAGATAGATAGTTTAAGTCAATTTGTACAAGTTGCTCATTCCATGCTTCATGAAAAGACAGGACCTGGATCAGATTTCTTAGGATGGGTAGATCTACCTATCACTTACAATAGAGAAGAATTTTCTCGTATTAAAGAGGCTGCTAAACGAATTCGTAGTAATTCTGATGCTTTAGTTGTTATTGGTATTGGCGGGTCTTACTTAGGATCAAGAGCTGCAATTGAAGCACTATCACATACCTTCCATAATCAAATGGGTGATTCGACTCAAATATATTTCGCTGGGCAAAACATCAGCTCTACTTACGTATCGCACCTATTAGAGTTATTAGAAGGAAAAGATATTTCTATCAATGTTATCTCTAAATCTGGTACTACAACCGAACCTGCTATTGCTTTTCGTATCTTCCGTGATTACATGGAGAAAAAATATGGGAAAGAAGCAGCTAGAAAACGTATTTATGTAACTACGGATCAAGCAAATGGAGCACTTAAGAAATTATCAGACGAAGAAGGTTACGAAACCTTTGTCATTCCTAATAATGTAGGAGGCAGATACTCTATACTTACTGCAGTAGGATTATTACCTATTGCTACAGCTGGACTTAATATAGACAAAATGATGGATGGAGCAGCTTCCGCAGCTAAAAAGTATAACAATCCTGACATTCTAACGAATGAAAGTTATCAATATGCAGCTGTAAGAAATGTGCTTTATAGAAAAGGGAAACTAATTGAACTGCTAGTTAACTATGAACCTTCCCTTCATTATGTTTCTGAATGGTGGAAACAATTGTTTGGAGAAAGTGAAGGCAAAGATCAAAAAGGTCTTTTTCCTGCCTCTGTTGACTTTACAACCGATCTTCATTCTATGGGGCAATATGTTCAAGAAGGTCGCCGTGATTTATTTGAAACAGTGGTTCAAGTGAAAAAGGCTCGTATTGAACTAACGATTGAAAAAGACCCTTCTAATATTGACGGATTGAATTTCCTAGCTGGAAAAACAATGGATGAAGTGAATAAAAAAGCATTTGAAGGAACTGTCCTAGCTCATGTAGATGGAAATATACCAAATTTAGTTGTTGAATTAGATGAACTAAATGAATTTACATTTGGAGAAATGGTTTATTTCTTTGAAAAAGCTTGTGCAATTAGTGGATTATTACTAGGTGTAAATCCCTTTGACCAACCAGGTGTTGAAGCTTATAAAAAAAATATGTTTGCTTTACTAGGTAAACCTGGCTTTGAAAAAGAAAAATCTGAACTGATAAGACGCTTATCAAAATAA
- a CDS encoding NERD domain-containing protein, with amino-acid sequence MYIVYIIGTILILGLITTCIYLYRRNVQVEEKYVTQLELAQKEAAVSIAACEEEYKQKKQADLTEKEEHYKNIIRDLREKHTAQLIKSTKYIKSLEAFSKNKGEIVIHKTLTTLQTNLIHKNKITADDMIIMGNVFMPYYMNEQLFIRQIDHVVLMKTGIYVIEVKNWSGDILYGVRKDQMHELSFLVDSLSSRVARTEEQTFVFTKTSEGEMKVMSKPHPGKEVHQHAASLKAYLQKLRRDIPVVTPIVYFNGDYNTSVKNYSQSHSLCFSTKDDLSIFFTEQLQDQPIYTTEDLKMFKETLEKASYHFIHS; translated from the coding sequence ATGTACATTGTTTATATTATTGGCACGATTTTAATTCTAGGGTTAATAACGACTTGTATTTACCTTTATCGCCGAAATGTACAAGTCGAAGAAAAGTATGTTACTCAATTGGAGCTAGCACAAAAAGAAGCGGCAGTTTCAATTGCTGCTTGTGAAGAAGAATACAAACAAAAGAAACAAGCTGACTTAACAGAGAAAGAAGAGCATTATAAAAATATTATTAGAGATTTACGAGAAAAGCATACGGCTCAGCTAATTAAATCGACGAAGTATATAAAAAGCTTGGAAGCTTTTTCAAAAAATAAAGGTGAAATCGTTATTCATAAAACCTTAACAACATTACAAACAAATTTAATTCATAAAAATAAAATCACAGCCGATGACATGATCATTATGGGGAATGTTTTTATGCCTTATTACATGAACGAACAACTATTTATTCGACAAATTGATCATGTTGTTTTAATGAAAACGGGGATTTATGTAATTGAAGTGAAGAACTGGAGCGGAGATATTCTTTATGGCGTTCGAAAAGACCAGATGCATGAGCTATCATTCTTAGTAGATTCACTATCCAGTCGAGTAGCTCGCACTGAAGAGCAAACCTTTGTATTTACGAAAACAAGTGAAGGTGAGATGAAAGTAATGAGTAAGCCCCACCCTGGAAAAGAAGTTCACCAGCACGCGGCTAGTTTAAAGGCTTACTTACAGAAATTACGTCGTGATATACCTGTGGTAACACCAATCGTTTATTTTAACGGTGATTATAATACAAGTGTAAAAAACTACTCACAAAGTCACTCACTTTGCTTTTCTACCAAAGATGACTTGTCCATCTTTTTCACTGAACAACTACAGGATCAGCCTATCTATACAACTGAGGACTTAAAGATGTTTAAAGAAACGCTCGAAAAGGCAAGTTATCATTTTATTCATTCTTAA
- a CDS encoding PLP-dependent aminotransferase family protein, whose amino-acid sequence MDWKPNTHSHLTLHDQIIDWIKERIEKGDWCVGTKIPTQRQLAAQFNVNRSTVQLALDELRAEGLLQSKRGSGVFVSNSSWNVLVNKTNPNWQQYIEGSVHEPNYHTIQLINQYEQVDHIIRLGTGELSPDLLPTKQLEESLKEISLESKAIGYSSPRGSKALRTTLCTYLKKKGIYTTPENILIVSGALQALQLIAVGLLEKGSLVFQEQSSYLNSVHPFQSAGMRVMSVLRGKNLPEHLRRLKKNKQSLFYCVPTLHNPTGYSWTLEERIAFYQTCKELQIPIIEDDVYHELLFTSGIEPIKALDTSGQVLYIGSVSKTLSPGLRIGWVVAPPPVIERLADIKMQTDYGSSAFSQEIVAHWLSTGLYENHLGQLREQLKIRAEFVEKILYQKFQSLANWEKPEGGFFIWLKFKKPIVNKALFLNLLKRNVLINPGYIYETRDLYHIRLSYAYASLEELEKGLDILFEVCSEY is encoded by the coding sequence ATGGACTGGAAGCCAAATACACATTCACACTTAACTCTTCACGACCAAATTATCGATTGGATAAAGGAGAGAATTGAAAAAGGTGACTGGTGCGTAGGAACGAAAATTCCAACACAGCGCCAACTTGCAGCGCAGTTTAATGTAAACCGAAGCACGGTGCAGCTGGCTCTTGATGAACTTCGTGCAGAGGGTTTACTTCAATCTAAAAGAGGCTCTGGAGTATTTGTAAGCAATAGTTCTTGGAACGTTCTTGTAAACAAAACAAATCCGAATTGGCAGCAGTATATTGAAGGAAGCGTTCATGAACCAAACTACCATACCATTCAGCTTATTAACCAATATGAACAAGTTGATCATATTATTCGACTTGGAACAGGTGAATTATCGCCAGATTTACTTCCAACAAAGCAGCTTGAAGAGTCGTTAAAAGAAATTTCGCTCGAATCAAAAGCAATTGGCTATTCATCACCAAGGGGCAGTAAAGCTCTAAGAACAACCTTATGTACATACTTAAAGAAAAAAGGAATTTATACAACGCCTGAAAATATTTTAATTGTTTCTGGGGCTCTTCAAGCACTTCAGCTAATTGCGGTTGGGCTATTAGAAAAAGGATCACTTGTCTTTCAAGAACAATCATCGTATTTGAATTCAGTACATCCTTTTCAGTCTGCAGGCATGCGCGTTATGTCCGTTTTAAGAGGTAAGAACCTACCCGAACATCTACGTAGGCTTAAGAAAAATAAACAGTCATTGTTTTATTGTGTACCTACTTTGCATAATCCGACAGGCTATAGTTGGACTTTAGAGGAGAGAATAGCCTTTTATCAAACGTGCAAAGAACTCCAGATTCCTATCATTGAAGATGACGTCTATCACGAGCTGCTATTTACTTCAGGGATTGAACCTATCAAAGCGCTGGATACGTCCGGACAAGTTTTATACATTGGTAGCGTCTCAAAAACGCTTAGCCCTGGTTTACGAATTGGATGGGTTGTTGCTCCTCCCCCTGTAATTGAACGGCTAGCAGATATAAAAATGCAAACAGATTATGGATCTAGCGCCTTTTCTCAAGAGATTGTGGCGCACTGGCTATCAACAGGGTTATATGAGAATCACTTAGGACAGCTGCGAGAACAGCTAAAAATCCGAGCGGAATTTGTAGAAAAGATTCTCTATCAAAAATTTCAAAGCTTAGCAAACTGGGAAAAACCTGAAGGCGGATTTTTTATATGGCTTAAATTTAAGAAGCCAATCGTTAATAAAGCACTATTTCTTAATTTGCTAAAGCGAAATGTTCTAATTAATCCCGGCTATATTTATGAAACAAGGGATTTATATCATATTCGTCTGTCGTATGCGTACGCGTCATTAGAGGAACTAGAAAAGGGGTTAGATATTTTATTTGAAGTGTGTAGCGAATATTAA
- a CDS encoding acyltransferase family protein, with product MREHKRWVDVLKGIGISAVVISHSGHELAHHYLFWFHMPLFFMISGYLFFKKQSLNSLNRWVVKKTISLMVPYLSFGLLILGYITWKTNDFAAIPSTVESLLYGGRALGFYYGVFWFVPCLLLTQILFGYLLFFIQSKLIKIVIFMTIYVMAYLYSVSKIHTQFIMPWSMDTVLMAMTYYAIGYFFKERLTTGLNKISQLVCSVFILLVILLDYSRLLNYELDLKVNMYNHFGLDLLLPIAIVLLLIQGSKLIQNSILGAVFEKFGQASLTIMFLHVPIQIILRENISLHPLIIGVVSLLISFCAHMIFNSFLVARRAFLGKIYGTSKEKNRSYYSH from the coding sequence ATGAGAGAACATAAGAGGTGGGTTGACGTCCTTAAGGGGATTGGCATTTCTGCTGTCGTTATAAGTCACAGTGGACACGAACTGGCGCATCATTATCTATTCTGGTTTCATATGCCGCTATTTTTTATGATTAGCGGCTATTTATTTTTTAAAAAACAAAGTCTTAATTCATTAAATAGGTGGGTTGTCAAAAAAACGATTAGCCTTATGGTTCCATACTTATCATTTGGGCTTTTGATTCTAGGATATATTACATGGAAGACTAATGACTTTGCGGCTATTCCTTCCACTGTAGAATCCCTTCTATATGGAGGAAGAGCACTAGGCTTTTATTACGGCGTTTTTTGGTTTGTTCCATGCTTACTTTTAACACAAATTTTATTCGGCTATTTGCTTTTCTTTATACAATCCAAGCTAATAAAAATAGTTATTTTTATGACCATCTATGTAATGGCATATTTGTATTCTGTTTCAAAAATTCACACACAGTTTATTATGCCATGGAGTATGGATACAGTTCTCATGGCTATGACTTATTATGCAATTGGCTATTTCTTTAAAGAACGATTAACTACTGGACTCAATAAAATTTCGCAGCTAGTCTGTAGCGTGTTTATTCTTTTAGTCATTTTATTAGATTACAGCAGGCTGTTAAACTACGAGCTGGATTTAAAAGTGAATATGTATAATCATTTTGGTCTTGATCTTTTATTGCCAATAGCTATTGTTTTACTATTGATACAAGGCAGCAAACTTATTCAAAATAGTATATTGGGGGCAGTGTTTGAGAAATTTGGACAAGCATCTTTAACGATTATGTTTTTACACGTTCCAATTCAAATTATTTTGCGTGAAAATATTAGTTTGCATCCGCTTATCATTGGAGTCGTTAGTTTACTAATCAGTTTTTGTGCCCATATGATTTTTAATTCTTTTTTAGTTGCCAGACGAGCTTTCTTAGGCAAAATCTATGGAACAAGCAAAGAAAAGAATAGGAGTTATTATAGTCACTAA
- a CDS encoding DUF4083 family protein — protein sequence MSTYNIGDIIFQLVTFGLIILFIALLVFLFRSFLKSRKQLNQIEQQVKELTEKLNKDKH from the coding sequence ATGAGTACGTACAATATTGGTGATATTATATTTCAACTCGTGACTTTTGGACTTATTATCTTGTTTATTGCACTTCTAGTATTTTTGTTTCGTTCATTTTTAAAGAGCAGAAAACAGCTTAACCAAATAGAACAACAAGTGAAAGAGCTTACTGAGAAATTAAATAAAGACAAGCACTAA
- a CDS encoding GNAT family N-acetyltransferase has translation MDICRISKEETWELRQRVMWPDKNIEYVKIDNDHEGIHYGLFDHNELCSVVSLFVQGDRAQFRKFATDTNHQGKGYGTDLLNYVINEAKEMNAKLIWCNARKNKANYYKRFGLIPSNETFQKGGVDYVIMSRHL, from the coding sequence GTGGATATTTGTCGTATTTCAAAAGAAGAAACCTGGGAACTTAGACAGCGCGTCATGTGGCCAGATAAGAATATCGAGTATGTGAAAATAGACAACGATCATGAAGGAATTCATTACGGCCTATTTGATCATAATGAGCTTTGTTCAGTAGTTTCTCTTTTTGTCCAAGGTGATAGGGCTCAGTTTCGTAAATTTGCGACTGATACAAATCATCAAGGAAAAGGCTATGGCACGGATTTACTAAATTACGTTATAAATGAAGCAAAAGAGATGAATGCAAAATTAATTTGGTGTAACGCCAGAAAGAATAAGGCTAATTACTATAAAAGGTTTGGTTTAATTCCTTCTAACGAAACGTTTCAAAAGGGTGGTGTCGACTATGTTATTATGTCGAGACACCTATAA